One genomic region from Gemmatimonadota bacterium encodes:
- a CDS encoding DUF6055 domain-containing protein, with protein MITHTGVSAQEPSRPLCGTLHLHPFVQPPEGGLAARTHRPEQVGPGRPTVPGEGDRTNNLGHTYTAEPESYVSPGGHFKIWYVTTTEDRPGAGWPELEDETDGTVPAYVRHCAVFLDESRRVIVEELGYRPPPVDYDHHDRYVAMDADDGGDGLYDVYITDLPSQFSGYTRPEAVATGAALPSYIVVDNDYAESRRTVEKALDLLRITVAHEYFHAVQFGYDAGEEAFWLEQSAVWMEEQVYDEVDDYLTYLPTFSGFLTEPWISLDTANGEHEYAGVLWPLYLEKRHGRDLIRNIWERAGTSRALDAIDGGLRSVGSDLKSAFQEFTTWNVFTGDRANADRFHEEGAAWPQVELSGQHGLHEHDRQDPSDTYRFDGPLIPALQYPDHLAANYIRFVPDPSLHGGLRIDFTGITGEWGVSVAASGNVDTVMTVPATRGGVTIEVPDWTRYETVMLVVASLDRTGDGFEYAYTAAYDPGLTGDDETGRPIAASLTTYPNPFYLSSGPATVRYEVGLPGEVQLTLYNVMGRKVRTLVDGIHAEGTFTTTWDGKDDGGRGVASGVYLCRMTTGGAAERSEVTRKLLFLK; from the coding sequence GTGATCACCCACACCGGCGTATCAGCCCAGGAACCTTCCAGGCCGCTTTGCGGCACGCTGCACCTCCATCCCTTCGTCCAGCCTCCGGAGGGCGGACTCGCCGCCAGGACCCACCGGCCCGAACAGGTCGGCCCGGGCCGGCCCACCGTACCCGGCGAAGGGGACCGCACGAACAACCTCGGTCATACCTATACCGCCGAGCCCGAATCCTACGTCAGTCCCGGTGGCCACTTCAAGATCTGGTACGTCACCACGACGGAAGACCGGCCCGGTGCGGGCTGGCCGGAACTGGAAGACGAAACGGACGGCACCGTTCCCGCATATGTCCGGCACTGCGCGGTATTCCTGGATGAATCCCGCCGCGTTATCGTGGAAGAACTGGGTTACCGTCCGCCGCCCGTGGACTACGATCATCACGATCGGTACGTGGCGATGGATGCGGACGATGGCGGGGACGGGCTATACGACGTATATATTACCGATCTCCCGAGTCAGTTCAGCGGCTACACCCGCCCGGAAGCGGTCGCGACCGGCGCGGCCCTTCCTTCGTACATCGTCGTGGACAACGATTACGCCGAGTCCCGGAGGACGGTGGAGAAGGCCCTGGACCTGCTGCGGATCACCGTCGCCCACGAGTACTTCCACGCCGTGCAGTTCGGCTACGACGCGGGGGAAGAGGCTTTCTGGCTGGAACAGAGTGCCGTGTGGATGGAGGAGCAGGTCTATGACGAGGTCGACGATTACCTGACCTACCTGCCTACGTTCAGCGGCTTCCTGACGGAACCATGGATTTCGCTCGATACCGCGAACGGTGAGCATGAATACGCGGGCGTGCTCTGGCCGCTGTACCTTGAAAAGCGGCATGGCAGGGACCTGATTCGCAACATCTGGGAACGGGCCGGAACGAGCCGGGCGCTGGACGCCATCGACGGGGGACTGCGCAGTGTCGGCAGCGATCTGAAATCCGCCTTCCAGGAATTCACCACGTGGAACGTCTTCACCGGGGACCGTGCCAACGCGGACCGGTTCCATGAAGAAGGCGCCGCCTGGCCCCAGGTCGAGCTGAGTGGCCAGCATGGTCTGCACGAACACGATCGCCAGGACCCATCGGACACGTACCGGTTTGACGGTCCCCTGATTCCCGCCCTCCAGTATCCGGACCACCTCGCCGCGAACTACATACGTTTTGTCCCGGATCCCTCGCTTCACGGTGGGCTGCGCATCGATTTCACGGGCATAACCGGGGAGTGGGGCGTTTCCGTGGCGGCCAGCGGCAACGTCGACACGGTGATGACGGTCCCGGCAACCCGGGGAGGCGTAACCATCGAGGTTCCCGACTGGACGCGGTACGAGACCGTCATGCTCGTGGTGGCTTCTCTCGATCGCACCGGAGACGGCTTCGAATACGCTTACACGGCAGCCTATGATCCCGGTCTTACGGGCGATGACGAGACTGGGCGGCCGATCGCCGCGTCCCTCACCACGTATCCGAATCCCTTCTACCTGAGCAGCGGTCCCGCCACCGTAAGGTACGAAGTCGGCCTGCCGGGGGAGGTTCAACTCACGCTGTACAATGTCATGGGTCGGAAGGTCCGCACGCTGGTGGACGGCATCCATGCTGAAGGCACGTTCACCACCACGTGGGACGGCAAAGACGATGGGGGAAGAGGGGTGGCCAGCGGGGTCTATCTGTGCCGGATGACGACCGGGGGGGCGGCAGAACGTTCCGAAGTAACGCGCAAGCTGCTGTTTCTAAAATAG
- a CDS encoding thiamine phosphate synthase, translated as MVDFRFYLIGDRTRCAGRSLASALGQACRAGVRAAQIREKDLNTRDLLALTREVQAELGSLHPVLMVNGNLEVAEACGAQGVHLPESGVPVREAREALPAGILIGRSTHGTESARAAEAEGADFVTFGPVYDTPSKAGYGPPQGLRALAEAAGSVTIPVFALGGVTPGRTRACLEAGAYGVAAISAVLSQPDIPAAVRRFEKALGGL; from the coding sequence ATGGTTGACTTCAGGTTCTATCTGATCGGTGATCGTACCCGCTGCGCCGGACGATCGCTCGCCTCGGCGTTGGGACAGGCCTGCCGCGCGGGCGTCCGCGCGGCCCAGATCAGGGAGAAAGACCTGAATACCCGGGACCTGCTGGCGTTGACCAGGGAGGTGCAGGCGGAACTCGGATCGCTTCATCCCGTGCTGATGGTCAATGGCAACCTGGAAGTCGCCGAAGCCTGCGGAGCACAGGGCGTTCACCTGCCGGAATCCGGCGTACCGGTCCGCGAGGCCCGCGAAGCACTCCCCGCCGGCATTCTGATCGGCAGATCGACCCACGGCACGGAAAGCGCGCGTGCCGCCGAAGCGGAAGGGGCCGACTTCGTCACGTTCGGACCGGTATATGATACGCCGTCGAAGGCAGGATATGGTCCGCCGCAGGGGCTGAGAGCGCTCGCGGAAGCGGCCGGCTCGGTGACGATACCGGTTTTTGCCCTGGGCGGCGTGACCCCCGGCCGCACTCGGGCGTGCCTGGAAGCGGGCGCCTACGGCGTCGCCGCGATCTCGGCGGTGCTGTCGCAACCCGACATACCCGCGGCCGTCAGAAGGTTCGAAAAGGCCCTCGGCGGCCTGTGA
- a CDS encoding TlpA disulfide reductase family protein: protein MNRTLLMSGLLAGMIGIACSGTSVEEEATVVSTGTIGTEIGHTAPNFEVYTMDGTKVTLEDFRGRPLFVNFWAWWCPPCIRDAEPLMNIAKKYEGRIDFLFVGVNKFYKDEQPLDPAEFEEGFGPGLETFKQGLQASRLVRPSDESEKNDPDKMAGIAARNEDVIAYYMNSQTSLFDFRGYWERQFRAKTNQRYGIPVTYLIDSEGRIKLDVHPNDQHWDKHDDILEDLIAGKDLSHYAERFPIPPKHLREEATGS from the coding sequence ATGAATCGAACGCTCCTGATGTCGGGCCTGCTTGCAGGTATGATCGGAATCGCATGCAGTGGTACGTCCGTCGAGGAGGAAGCCACGGTCGTCAGCACCGGGACGATCGGCACCGAGATCGGCCATACGGCGCCGAACTTCGAAGTGTATACCATGGATGGCACGAAGGTAACCCTGGAGGACTTCAGGGGCCGGCCCCTGTTCGTGAACTTCTGGGCCTGGTGGTGCCCGCCCTGCATCAGGGATGCGGAACCCCTGATGAACATCGCGAAAAAGTACGAGGGACGGATAGACTTTCTCTTCGTCGGCGTGAACAAATTCTACAAGGATGAGCAACCGCTCGATCCCGCGGAATTCGAGGAAGGATTCGGCCCCGGGCTGGAAACCTTCAAGCAAGGACTTCAGGCGTCCAGGCTGGTTCGTCCTTCCGACGAATCGGAGAAGAACGATCCGGATAAAATGGCCGGGATCGCGGCGCGGAACGAGGACGTCATCGCGTACTATATGAACAGCCAGACCTCCCTTTTCGATTTCCGCGGCTACTGGGAACGCCAGTTCCGTGCCAAGACCAACCAGCGTTACGGCATTCCCGTCACCTACCTGATCGACAGCGAGGGACGCATCAAGCTGGACGTCCATCCCAACGATCAGCACTGGGACAAGCACGACGATATCCTGGAAGACCTGATCGCGGGCAAGGACCTGTCCCACTACGCGGAGCGCTTCCCCATACCACCTAAACACCTGCGCGAGGAGGCAACAGGAAGCTGA
- a CDS encoding thiazole synthase has product MSALKIGGLTLNSRLILGTGKYANFELMRESFEASDTGMVTVAIRRIDLNDPSGQSLLDYIDRDRYELLPNTAGCYTASDAVLTCELAREALGTDTVKLEVIGDEKTLFPDNEATLEAARTLVDRGFNVMPYTIDDPIVCKKLEEAGCVAVMPLAAPIGSGLGIRNPHNIAIIVENSQVPVIVDAGVGTASDASVAMELGCDGILMNTGVAGAQDPVKMAVAMRKAVEAGRLAFEAGRIPMKAYASASSPLSGVIHSSS; this is encoded by the coding sequence ATGAGCGCCCTGAAAATCGGCGGTTTGACGTTAAATTCCCGACTGATTCTCGGTACGGGGAAATACGCGAATTTCGAACTGATGCGGGAATCTTTCGAGGCGAGCGATACGGGCATGGTTACGGTGGCCATCCGCCGGATCGATCTCAACGATCCCTCCGGGCAGTCGCTGCTCGACTACATCGACCGCGATCGTTACGAACTGCTGCCCAACACGGCCGGCTGCTATACGGCGAGCGACGCCGTGCTGACCTGCGAACTGGCGCGGGAGGCGCTGGGGACCGACACGGTAAAGCTTGAAGTCATCGGGGACGAAAAGACCCTGTTCCCCGATAACGAAGCCACGTTGGAAGCCGCGCGCACCCTGGTCGACCGGGGATTCAACGTCATGCCCTATACCATCGACGATCCCATCGTCTGCAAGAAACTCGAAGAGGCGGGATGCGTCGCGGTCATGCCCCTCGCCGCGCCCATCGGTTCCGGCCTGGGTATCCGCAACCCGCACAACATCGCCATCATCGTCGAGAACAGCCAGGTGCCGGTCATCGTCGACGCAGGGGTCGGTACGGCCTCAGACGCGTCCGTCGCCATGGAACTCGGCTGCGACGGCATACTGATGAATACCGGCGTGGCCGGAGCGCAGGACCCGGTTAAGATGGCCGTCGCCATGCGCAAGGCGGTCGAGGCCGGGCGACTCGCCTTTGAAGCGGGACGGATTCCCATGAAGGCCTACGCGTCCGCTTCCAGTCCGCTGAGCGGTGTGATCCATTCGTCCTCCTGA
- the thiS gene encoding sulfur carrier protein ThiS: MNVTVNGATRKLPGATSIADLLKELGVPSEGTAVALNGAVVPRKEHGTAMLAADDVVEVIRAVAGG; the protein is encoded by the coding sequence ATGAATGTGACCGTTAACGGGGCGACCAGGAAACTGCCCGGAGCAACGAGCATCGCCGACCTGCTGAAGGAACTCGGCGTGCCTTCCGAAGGGACCGCCGTGGCGCTCAACGGAGCGGTCGTCCCGAGGAAGGAACACGGCACGGCCATGCTCGCAGCCGATGACGTGGTCGAGGTGATCAGGGCGGTTGCGGGCGGGTGA